From the Pontiella agarivorans genome, one window contains:
- a CDS encoding glycosyl hydrolase family 28-related protein, which produces MVKAKFIITATVCTMLSPAMAQSVADFYTETWENGVTRNVVEDYNADGTDALDDSAAFQRAIDELTQKKNGGKLMVPTGTYYLYKVALKSNVHLAFEKDVVLRPLPRGGFLFTAGMGNDTVENVSFRGIDGKVTADFREMSPDTKVTVINLQNVDNFLIRNMRTLDNFTVHSSIRMNVADTDQGARFARNGFVSDIDNTNAHVGYGTIQVNAGKNILFQNISGSGGVQLRLESGANFKGEIEGSIFDIVGRNISGSNGNAVVMISPHCRKNGLVDIDGVTSHSSVHAVRVDIGDTKNGPTPGYFDSNSRVSNVKAFYGTTAQLKHGHFRWIPPELKSQISRQKNPDGSSYSGPAAAAIKYTCGGTGPGTFKVKLENIEQIGFEYQPKKILTPADEFRKGR; this is translated from the coding sequence ATGGTTAAAGCAAAATTTATTATCACGGCAACAGTCTGCACCATGTTGTCGCCAGCAATGGCCCAATCGGTTGCCGATTTTTACACGGAGACCTGGGAAAACGGTGTGACCCGAAATGTGGTCGAAGATTATAACGCCGACGGGACTGATGCGCTCGATGACAGCGCTGCATTTCAGCGCGCCATTGATGAGCTGACTCAAAAGAAAAACGGTGGAAAACTGATGGTTCCGACGGGTACCTATTATCTGTATAAAGTCGCGCTGAAATCCAATGTTCACCTCGCCTTTGAGAAAGATGTGGTCTTGCGCCCGCTTCCGCGTGGAGGATTTCTGTTCACCGCAGGTATGGGAAATGACACCGTTGAAAATGTAAGTTTTCGGGGCATCGATGGGAAAGTAACCGCAGATTTCAGAGAGATGTCTCCCGATACGAAAGTTACGGTCATCAATCTGCAAAACGTCGATAACTTTCTGATCCGGAATATGCGCACGCTGGATAACTTTACCGTTCATTCATCGATTCGAATGAATGTGGCCGACACAGACCAGGGGGCGCGCTTTGCGCGTAACGGGTTTGTGTCGGATATTGATAATACCAACGCACACGTCGGTTATGGCACCATTCAAGTCAACGCCGGTAAAAATATCCTGTTCCAGAACATCAGCGGCAGTGGCGGTGTTCAGCTGCGGCTGGAATCCGGCGCAAACTTTAAGGGGGAAATTGAAGGATCCATCTTTGATATTGTCGGCCGTAATATCAGCGGTTCCAATGGAAATGCTGTGGTCATGATTTCGCCCCATTGCCGAAAAAATGGATTGGTTGATATTGATGGGGTCACTTCACACAGCAGTGTACACGCGGTGCGCGTGGATATCGGTGACACAAAAAACGGTCCGACGCCCGGCTATTTCGACAGCAACTCCCGTGTCAGTAATGTGAAAGCATTTTACGGCACCACCGCTCAGCTCAAACACGGCCACTTCCGCTGGATTCCACCAGAGCTGAAATCGCAGATTTCCCGCCAGAAAAATCCAGACGGTAGCAGCTATTCCGGGCCAGCTGCGGCGGCGATTAAATATACGTGCGGTGGCACCGGTCCCGGCACCTTCAAGGTGAAACTCGAAAACATTGAGCAGATCGGTTTCGAATATCAGCCCAAAAAGATTTTAACGCCGGCCGATGAATTCAGGAAAGGGCGTTGA